The Vicia villosa cultivar HV-30 ecotype Madison, WI linkage group LG1, Vvil1.0, whole genome shotgun sequence genome includes a region encoding these proteins:
- the LOC131627795 gene encoding uncharacterized protein LOC131627795 isoform X2: MAFSLNSSRTLRSVRSSIHAALLSSSSAFQQGFSAIFRSYGGFESSENCVLQPQDGEISTLRQQFEAAKHSFLKIPNALKEMPKMNPEGIYVNKNLRLDRLQVYGFDYDYTLAHYSDHLQTLIYDLAKEYMVNELRYPDVCMSFTYDPTFPIRGLYYDKSKGCLMKLDFFGSIEPDGCYFGRRRLSQSEIRDVYGTRHIGRDHARSLVGLMDFFCFSEACLLADIVQYFVDAKLEFDASYIYKDVICAIDHVHRSGLVHRGILSDPHKYLVKNGKILSFLKKLKEKGKKLFLLTNSPYYFVDGGMRFMLEDSMDCRDSWRELFDVVIAQANKPQFYTSEHPFRCYDTKTDNLTFTKVDKFLPNKIYYHGCLKSFLQITKWKGPEVIYFGDHLFSDLRGPSKAGWRTAAIIHELENEIQKQNEDTYRTEQAKFHIIQELLGKLHATEANSVRTEACKSLLKELNEERQKARMKMKMMFNKSFGATFLTSTGQESAFAYNIHQYADVYTSKPENFLLHSPEAWLHVPFDVKIMPHHVKVLPLV, translated from the exons AAGATGGAGAGATTTCTACGCTTCGTCAACAGTTCGAAGCTGCTAAACATAGTTTTCTCAAGATTCCTAATGCTCTCAAAGAAATGCCGAAGATGAATCCGGAAG GCATATATGTGAATAAGAACTTGAGATTGGACAGATTGCAAGTTTATGGTTTCGATTACGATTACACATTGGCACATTACTCGGATCATTTGCAGACTTTGATATATGACCTTGCTAAGGAGTATATGGTTAATGAG CTTAGGTATCCGGACGTTTGTATGAGTTTTACCTACGATCCAACTTTCCCTATTAGAGGACTATACTATGATAAGTCGAAAGGGTGTCTCATGAAGCTGGATTTCTTTGGTTCAATTGAGCCTGATGGATGCTACTTTGGTAGACGCAGG TTAAGCCAAAGCGAAATACGGGATGTATATGGCACGCGGCACATTGGTCGTGATCACGCTCGATCACTGGTTGGTTTGATGGATTTCTTCTGCTTCAGTGAG GCATGCCTCCTTGCTGATATAGTGCAGTACTTCGTGGATGCTAAGCTAGAATTTGATGCTTCCTACATTTATAAAGATGTTATTTGTGCAATTGATCATGTTCACAGAAGTGGCCTGGTTCATAGAGGAATTCTCTCGGATCCGCACAAATACTTGGTGAAAAAT GGAAAGATTTTAAGTTTTCTCAAGAAGCTaaaggagaagggaaagaagctTTTCTTGTTGACTAATTCTCCTTATTACTTTGTCGATGGTGGGATGCGTTTTATGTTAGAG gaTTCTATGGATTGTAGAGACTCCTGGAGAGAGCTGTTTGATGTTGTGATTGCCCAGGCCAACAAACCACAATTTTATACATCTGAGCATCCATTCCG TTGTTATGACACCAAGACGGACAATTTAACTTTTACCAAGGTTGATAAATTTCTTCCAAATAAAATTTACTATCATGGATGCCTCAAATCCTTTCTCCAAATAACCAAGTGGAAAGGCCCAGAG GTTATATATTTTGGAGATCATCTTTTTAGTGACTTGAGAGGGCCCTCAAAGGCAGGCTGGCGCACAGCCGCAATCATTCATGAATTAGAG AATGAAATACAAAAGCAAAATGAAGATACATACCGCACTGAGCAG GCAAAGTTTCATATAATACAGGAGCTACTAGGTAAATTGCATGCAACTGAAGCTAATAGTGTGAGAACTGAAGCTTGCAAGTCACTTCTGAAAGAACTTAATGAGGAAAGACAAAAAGCAcgtatgaagatgaagatgatgtttaACAAATCTTTTGGAGCAACATTCCTCACTAGCACAGGACAAGAATCTGCTTTTGCTTATAACATTCATCAGTATGCAGATGTTTATACCAGTAAGCCAGAGAATTTTCTTCTTCATTCACCTGAAGCATGGCTTCATGTTCCATTTGATGTCAAGATTATGCCTCATCATGTGAAGGTATTACCTTTGGTCTGA
- the LOC131627795 gene encoding uncharacterized protein LOC131627795 isoform X1, with amino-acid sequence MAFSLNSSRTLRSVRSSIHAALLSSSSAFQQGFSAIFRSYGGFESSENCVLQPQDGEISTLRQQFEAAKHSFLKIPNALKEMPKMNPEGIYVNKNLRLDRLQVYGFDYDYTLAHYSDHLQTLIYDLAKEYMVNELRYPDVCMSFTYDPTFPIRGLYYDKSKGCLMKLDFFGSIEPDGCYFGRRRLSQSEIRDVYGTRHIGRDHARSLVGLMDFFCFSEACLLADIVQYFVDAKLEFDASYIYKDVICAIDHVHRSGLVHRGILSDPHKYLVKNGKILSFLKKLKEKGKKLFLLTNSPYYFVDGGMRFMLEDSMDCRDSWRELFDVVIAQANKPQFYTSEHPFRCYDTKTDNLTFTKVDKFLPNKIYYHGCLKSFLQITKWKGPEVIYFGDHLFSDLRGPSKAGWRTAAIIHELENEIQKQNEDTYRTEQAKFHIIQELLGKLHATEANSVRTEACKSLLKELNEERQKARMKMKMMFNKSFGATFLTSTGQESAFAYNIHQYADVYTSKPENFLLHSPEAWLHVPFDVKIMPHHVKIPSSLFKTG; translated from the exons AAGATGGAGAGATTTCTACGCTTCGTCAACAGTTCGAAGCTGCTAAACATAGTTTTCTCAAGATTCCTAATGCTCTCAAAGAAATGCCGAAGATGAATCCGGAAG GCATATATGTGAATAAGAACTTGAGATTGGACAGATTGCAAGTTTATGGTTTCGATTACGATTACACATTGGCACATTACTCGGATCATTTGCAGACTTTGATATATGACCTTGCTAAGGAGTATATGGTTAATGAG CTTAGGTATCCGGACGTTTGTATGAGTTTTACCTACGATCCAACTTTCCCTATTAGAGGACTATACTATGATAAGTCGAAAGGGTGTCTCATGAAGCTGGATTTCTTTGGTTCAATTGAGCCTGATGGATGCTACTTTGGTAGACGCAGG TTAAGCCAAAGCGAAATACGGGATGTATATGGCACGCGGCACATTGGTCGTGATCACGCTCGATCACTGGTTGGTTTGATGGATTTCTTCTGCTTCAGTGAG GCATGCCTCCTTGCTGATATAGTGCAGTACTTCGTGGATGCTAAGCTAGAATTTGATGCTTCCTACATTTATAAAGATGTTATTTGTGCAATTGATCATGTTCACAGAAGTGGCCTGGTTCATAGAGGAATTCTCTCGGATCCGCACAAATACTTGGTGAAAAAT GGAAAGATTTTAAGTTTTCTCAAGAAGCTaaaggagaagggaaagaagctTTTCTTGTTGACTAATTCTCCTTATTACTTTGTCGATGGTGGGATGCGTTTTATGTTAGAG gaTTCTATGGATTGTAGAGACTCCTGGAGAGAGCTGTTTGATGTTGTGATTGCCCAGGCCAACAAACCACAATTTTATACATCTGAGCATCCATTCCG TTGTTATGACACCAAGACGGACAATTTAACTTTTACCAAGGTTGATAAATTTCTTCCAAATAAAATTTACTATCATGGATGCCTCAAATCCTTTCTCCAAATAACCAAGTGGAAAGGCCCAGAG GTTATATATTTTGGAGATCATCTTTTTAGTGACTTGAGAGGGCCCTCAAAGGCAGGCTGGCGCACAGCCGCAATCATTCATGAATTAGAG AATGAAATACAAAAGCAAAATGAAGATACATACCGCACTGAGCAG GCAAAGTTTCATATAATACAGGAGCTACTAGGTAAATTGCATGCAACTGAAGCTAATAGTGTGAGAACTGAAGCTTGCAAGTCACTTCTGAAAGAACTTAATGAGGAAAGACAAAAAGCAcgtatgaagatgaagatgatgtttaACAAATCTTTTGGAGCAACATTCCTCACTAGCACAGGACAAGAATCTGCTTTTGCTTATAACATTCATCAGTATGCAGATGTTTATACCAGTAAGCCAGAGAATTTTCTTCTTCATTCACCTGAAGCATGGCTTCATGTTCCATTTGATGTCAAGATTATGCCTCATCATGTGAAG ATTCCATCAAGTTTATTCAAAACTGGGTGA